The Oryzias latipes chromosome 16, ASM223467v1 genome includes a region encoding these proteins:
- the cep72 gene encoding centrosomal protein of 72 kDa isoform X3 has translation MATECLTTISEQWIRDRLQLKHPCLGDVRSLSLPGTLEEKIGHLGNALNNFIRLKSLDLSYNALVSVEGLQHLKKLERLILYHNCIPSLEEVKTLFQLPVLRELDLRLNPLTKNCPHYWAYIVHALPSLRKLDSCSVRETERKVAIMQFSSDLPPQQKRCSLNLAEDQRSSRFRLALVDRLTKRLSLSAESQDIVLNRVEADLGDQSKRVSDSVYRKGEEPKEEILQNFTEKKSSTPKQESTKSILRYSPNINDQSQCRSTSLINIRPASPLQPGLTLSESSNPILHPARLTYSSINTADGSSSLKQQAGRKKRGTYRKPLEMLLNLVDKHWRGERSLHHNNNFLSQAVQILSMMESDISSREAEVRTLRQDVDTLRIQAVAREEEHKTEVRKLSAQLEETRRTEGKLNEQLRIVLEENVTLQKQLIKLERQYLKSMIRSSPMTQIREAQTEVEELKKDIEGLRRKVHEAEKIQDLSNMLQESHKSLVATNQSLLAELKGSGEHLRQI, from the exons ATGGCGACGGAGTGTCTAACAACAATCTCAGAGCAATGGATACGCGACAGATTACAACTAAAACATCCGTGTCTCG GTGATGTCCGGTCACTGAGCCTCCCAGGAACGTTAGAGGAGAAGATTGGACATCTAGGGAACGCTCTGAATAACTTCATTCGCCTGAAGTCTCTGGATCTTTCCTACAACGCCCTGGTTTCTGTGGAg GGGctgcagcatttaaaaaaactggagAGGTTGATTCTTTATCATAACTGCATACCATCTCTTGAAGAGGTGAAAACTCTGTTCCAGCTTCCTGTTTTAAGAGAGCTGGACCTCAGGCTCAACCCTCTCACCAAAAACTGCCCACACTACTGGGCTTATATCGTGCACGCCTTGCCCAGCTTGCGAAAGCTTG ACAGCTGCTCGGTCAGAGAGACGGAACGCAAAGTTGCCATCATGCAGTTCTCCTCTgatcttcctcctcagcagaagAGATGCTCTCTGAATCTGGCTGAAGATCAAAG AAGCAGCAGGTTTCGTCTGGCTTTGGTCGACCGTTTGACCAAGAGGCTGTCACTCTCAGCAGAAAGTCAGGATATTGTGTTAAACAGAGTCGAGGCTGACCTTGGAGACCAATCTAAAAGAGTCAGCGACTCCGTTTACAGGAAAGGAGAAG AACCCAAGGaggaaatattacaaaatttcACAGAGAAGAAGAGTTCAACTCCAAAACAG GAATCTACTAAATCCATCCTCAGATATTCACCCAATATCAATG ATCAAAGCCAGTGTCGTAGCACCTCATTGATCAACATCCGTCCTGCCAGTCCACTGCAACCCGGTTTGACTCTGTCTGAGTCCTCTAACcccatcttacaccctgcaagACTCACCTACTCTAGCATCAACACGGCAGACGGGAGCAGCAGCCTGAAACAACAAgctggaaggaaaaaaagg GGTACTTACCGGAAGCCCCTGGAGATGCTTCTGAACCTCGTTGACAAACACTGGAGGGGCGAGAGGTCACTGCACCATAACAACAACTTCCTGT CTCAAGCTGTCCAAATCCTCTCTATGATGGAGAGCGACATTTCCAGTCGAGAGGCTGAGGTCAGGACCTTAAGGCAGGATGTTGATACACTCAGAATTCAAGCTGTTGCCCGGGAGGAAGAACACAAAACTGAAGTCAGGAAGCTCTCTGCTCAGCTGGAGGAAACTCGTAGAACCGAG GGGAAACTAAACGAGCAGCTGAGGATCGTCTTGGAGGAAAATGTCACACTGCAGAAGCAGCTCATCAAGTTAGAGCGTCAGTACCTCAAATCAATGATAAGAAGTTCACCGATGACTCAGATCAGAG AGGCTCAGACAGAAGTGGAGGAGCTAAAGAAGGACATCGAGGGACTGAGGAGGAAAGTGCATGAAGCTGAAAAGATCCAGGACCTTTCAAATATGCTGCAAGAGAGCCACAA gTCTCTGGTGGCTACCAACCAGTCTTTGCTTGCCGAGCTGAAGGGAAGCGGAGAGCATTTGAGGCAGATATGA
- the LOC101162471 gene encoding uncharacterized protein LOC101162471 translates to MASTEWMACCSNIILSTTALYFSRKLFKDHRGPSIGLFLLGLSATLWVLLPSSSHLASLKKQATWAGEVLAPVLVAFEFLWLSEDHGTAWTLLIGSCLLLGLSDWLSAETLTVLTRCLGLSSLSCCLMVCLFAGNVLGAVGGVALSLPLLMEQQVETTVAAPLVSPAATEGLVKWLLNALLSVGCWASTRALGQFLLDISDRFNI, encoded by the exons ATGGCGTCAACAGAGTGGATGGCATGTTGTAGTAACATCATTCTGTCCACCACAGCTTTATACTTTTCACGCAAACTCTTCAAG GATCACAGGGGCCCCTCAATAGGCCTCTTCCTGCTTGGTCTCTCTGCCACGCTTTGGGTCCTCCTGCCTTCAAGCTCACACCTGGCCTCTCTCAAAAAGCAAGCCACTTGGGCTGGGGAGGTGCTGGCACCAGTGCTGGTTGCTTTTGAATTCCTGTGGCTCAGCGAGGATCACGGCACCGCATGGACCCTCCTGATTGGCTCCTGTCTGCTACTGGGACTCTCAGACTGGCTGTCGGCTGAAACTCTAACTGTGTTGACTCGCTGCCTGGGTCTGTCGTCTCTGTCCTGCTGCCTGATGGTGTGTCTGTTTGCTGGTAATGTTTTGGGTGCTGTAGGAGGTGTAGCCCTCAGTTTGCCATTACTCATGGAGCAGCAGGTAGAAACCACTGTTGCTGCTCCACTTGTGTCTCCAGCTGCGACAGAAGGACTCGTGAAGTGGCTTTTAAACGCTTTGCTGTCAGTGGGCTGCTGGGCGTCCACACGAGCTCTGGGACAGTTTCTGTTGGACATTAGTGATCGATTTAACATTTGA
- the cep72 gene encoding centrosomal protein of 72 kDa isoform X1 produces MATECLTTISEQWIRDRLQLKHPCLGDVRSLSLPGTLEEKIGHLGNALNNFIRLKSLDLSYNALVSVEGLQHLKKLERLILYHNCIPSLEEVKTLFQLPVLRELDLRLNPLTKNCPHYWAYIVHALPSLRKLDSCSVRETERKVAIMQFSSDLPPQQKRCSLNLAEDQRSSRFRLALVDRLTKRLSLSAESQDIVLNRVEADLGDQSKRVSDSVYRKGEEPKEEILQNFTEKKSSTPKQESTKSILRYSPNINDVVVSRGLQMKETPPMKNSTSSKVAERPKVSFGPFVEKHSADRGLPNQKLSFKQIRHEAKGHFTPNPDQSQCRSTSLINIRPASPLQPGLTLSESSNPILHPARLTYSSINTADGSSSLKQQAGRKKRGTYRKPLEMLLNLVDKHWRGERSLHHNNNFLSQAVQILSMMESDISSREAEVRTLRQDVDTLRIQAVAREEEHKTEVRKLSAQLEETRRTEGKLNEQLRIVLEENVTLQKQLIKLERQYLKSMIRSSPMTQIREAQTEVEELKKDIEGLRRKVHEAEKIQDLSNMLQESHKSLVATNQSLLAELKGSGEHLRQI; encoded by the exons ATGGCGACGGAGTGTCTAACAACAATCTCAGAGCAATGGATACGCGACAGATTACAACTAAAACATCCGTGTCTCG GTGATGTCCGGTCACTGAGCCTCCCAGGAACGTTAGAGGAGAAGATTGGACATCTAGGGAACGCTCTGAATAACTTCATTCGCCTGAAGTCTCTGGATCTTTCCTACAACGCCCTGGTTTCTGTGGAg GGGctgcagcatttaaaaaaactggagAGGTTGATTCTTTATCATAACTGCATACCATCTCTTGAAGAGGTGAAAACTCTGTTCCAGCTTCCTGTTTTAAGAGAGCTGGACCTCAGGCTCAACCCTCTCACCAAAAACTGCCCACACTACTGGGCTTATATCGTGCACGCCTTGCCCAGCTTGCGAAAGCTTG ACAGCTGCTCGGTCAGAGAGACGGAACGCAAAGTTGCCATCATGCAGTTCTCCTCTgatcttcctcctcagcagaagAGATGCTCTCTGAATCTGGCTGAAGATCAAAG AAGCAGCAGGTTTCGTCTGGCTTTGGTCGACCGTTTGACCAAGAGGCTGTCACTCTCAGCAGAAAGTCAGGATATTGTGTTAAACAGAGTCGAGGCTGACCTTGGAGACCAATCTAAAAGAGTCAGCGACTCCGTTTACAGGAAAGGAGAAG AACCCAAGGaggaaatattacaaaatttcACAGAGAAGAAGAGTTCAACTCCAAAACAG GAATCTACTAAATCCATCCTCAGATATTCACCCAATATCAATG ATGTTGTTGTATCCAGAGGGCTACAGATGAAGGAGACACCTCCAATGAAAAACTCTACCTCATCTAAAGTAGCTGAAAGGCCTAAAGTGTCCTTCGGTCCTTTTGTAGAGAAACACAGTGCAGACAGAGGACTTCCAAACCAGAAGCTGTCCTTTAAACAAATCAGACACGAAGCTAAGGGCCATTTTACTCCAAACCctg ATCAAAGCCAGTGTCGTAGCACCTCATTGATCAACATCCGTCCTGCCAGTCCACTGCAACCCGGTTTGACTCTGTCTGAGTCCTCTAACcccatcttacaccctgcaagACTCACCTACTCTAGCATCAACACGGCAGACGGGAGCAGCAGCCTGAAACAACAAgctggaaggaaaaaaagg GGTACTTACCGGAAGCCCCTGGAGATGCTTCTGAACCTCGTTGACAAACACTGGAGGGGCGAGAGGTCACTGCACCATAACAACAACTTCCTGT CTCAAGCTGTCCAAATCCTCTCTATGATGGAGAGCGACATTTCCAGTCGAGAGGCTGAGGTCAGGACCTTAAGGCAGGATGTTGATACACTCAGAATTCAAGCTGTTGCCCGGGAGGAAGAACACAAAACTGAAGTCAGGAAGCTCTCTGCTCAGCTGGAGGAAACTCGTAGAACCGAG GGGAAACTAAACGAGCAGCTGAGGATCGTCTTGGAGGAAAATGTCACACTGCAGAAGCAGCTCATCAAGTTAGAGCGTCAGTACCTCAAATCAATGATAAGAAGTTCACCGATGACTCAGATCAGAG AGGCTCAGACAGAAGTGGAGGAGCTAAAGAAGGACATCGAGGGACTGAGGAGGAAAGTGCATGAAGCTGAAAAGATCCAGGACCTTTCAAATATGCTGCAAGAGAGCCACAA gTCTCTGGTGGCTACCAACCAGTCTTTGCTTGCCGAGCTGAAGGGAAGCGGAGAGCATTTGAGGCAGATATGA
- the cep72 gene encoding centrosomal protein of 72 kDa isoform X2, whose product MATECLTTISEQWIRDRLQLKHPCLGDVRSLSLPGTLEEKIGHLGNALNNFIRLKSLDLSYNALVSVEGLQHLKKLERLILYHNCIPSLEEVKTLFQLPVLRELDLRLNPLTKNCPHYWAYIVHALPSLRKLDSCSVRETERKVAIMQFSSDLPPQQKRCSLNLAEDQSSRFRLALVDRLTKRLSLSAESQDIVLNRVEADLGDQSKRVSDSVYRKGEEPKEEILQNFTEKKSSTPKQESTKSILRYSPNINDVVVSRGLQMKETPPMKNSTSSKVAERPKVSFGPFVEKHSADRGLPNQKLSFKQIRHEAKGHFTPNPDQSQCRSTSLINIRPASPLQPGLTLSESSNPILHPARLTYSSINTADGSSSLKQQAGRKKRGTYRKPLEMLLNLVDKHWRGERSLHHNNNFLSQAVQILSMMESDISSREAEVRTLRQDVDTLRIQAVAREEEHKTEVRKLSAQLEETRRTEGKLNEQLRIVLEENVTLQKQLIKLERQYLKSMIRSSPMTQIREAQTEVEELKKDIEGLRRKVHEAEKIQDLSNMLQESHKSLVATNQSLLAELKGSGEHLRQI is encoded by the exons ATGGCGACGGAGTGTCTAACAACAATCTCAGAGCAATGGATACGCGACAGATTACAACTAAAACATCCGTGTCTCG GTGATGTCCGGTCACTGAGCCTCCCAGGAACGTTAGAGGAGAAGATTGGACATCTAGGGAACGCTCTGAATAACTTCATTCGCCTGAAGTCTCTGGATCTTTCCTACAACGCCCTGGTTTCTGTGGAg GGGctgcagcatttaaaaaaactggagAGGTTGATTCTTTATCATAACTGCATACCATCTCTTGAAGAGGTGAAAACTCTGTTCCAGCTTCCTGTTTTAAGAGAGCTGGACCTCAGGCTCAACCCTCTCACCAAAAACTGCCCACACTACTGGGCTTATATCGTGCACGCCTTGCCCAGCTTGCGAAAGCTTG ACAGCTGCTCGGTCAGAGAGACGGAACGCAAAGTTGCCATCATGCAGTTCTCCTCTgatcttcctcctcagcagaagAGATGCTCTCTGAATCTGGCTGAAGATCAAAG CAGCAGGTTTCGTCTGGCTTTGGTCGACCGTTTGACCAAGAGGCTGTCACTCTCAGCAGAAAGTCAGGATATTGTGTTAAACAGAGTCGAGGCTGACCTTGGAGACCAATCTAAAAGAGTCAGCGACTCCGTTTACAGGAAAGGAGAAG AACCCAAGGaggaaatattacaaaatttcACAGAGAAGAAGAGTTCAACTCCAAAACAG GAATCTACTAAATCCATCCTCAGATATTCACCCAATATCAATG ATGTTGTTGTATCCAGAGGGCTACAGATGAAGGAGACACCTCCAATGAAAAACTCTACCTCATCTAAAGTAGCTGAAAGGCCTAAAGTGTCCTTCGGTCCTTTTGTAGAGAAACACAGTGCAGACAGAGGACTTCCAAACCAGAAGCTGTCCTTTAAACAAATCAGACACGAAGCTAAGGGCCATTTTACTCCAAACCctg ATCAAAGCCAGTGTCGTAGCACCTCATTGATCAACATCCGTCCTGCCAGTCCACTGCAACCCGGTTTGACTCTGTCTGAGTCCTCTAACcccatcttacaccctgcaagACTCACCTACTCTAGCATCAACACGGCAGACGGGAGCAGCAGCCTGAAACAACAAgctggaaggaaaaaaagg GGTACTTACCGGAAGCCCCTGGAGATGCTTCTGAACCTCGTTGACAAACACTGGAGGGGCGAGAGGTCACTGCACCATAACAACAACTTCCTGT CTCAAGCTGTCCAAATCCTCTCTATGATGGAGAGCGACATTTCCAGTCGAGAGGCTGAGGTCAGGACCTTAAGGCAGGATGTTGATACACTCAGAATTCAAGCTGTTGCCCGGGAGGAAGAACACAAAACTGAAGTCAGGAAGCTCTCTGCTCAGCTGGAGGAAACTCGTAGAACCGAG GGGAAACTAAACGAGCAGCTGAGGATCGTCTTGGAGGAAAATGTCACACTGCAGAAGCAGCTCATCAAGTTAGAGCGTCAGTACCTCAAATCAATGATAAGAAGTTCACCGATGACTCAGATCAGAG AGGCTCAGACAGAAGTGGAGGAGCTAAAGAAGGACATCGAGGGACTGAGGAGGAAAGTGCATGAAGCTGAAAAGATCCAGGACCTTTCAAATATGCTGCAAGAGAGCCACAA gTCTCTGGTGGCTACCAACCAGTCTTTGCTTGCCGAGCTGAAGGGAAGCGGAGAGCATTTGAGGCAGATATGA